The following coding sequences are from one Melospiza melodia melodia isolate bMelMel2 chromosome 2, bMelMel2.pri, whole genome shotgun sequence window:
- the C2H2orf49 gene encoding ashwin → MAAQGRAGAGGGGGEEECGSGRSESELLLLHPELLSEEFLRLTLEQKNILGENDVKMDKDGLTDLYIQHAIPLPQRDLPRSRWGRMMEKKRQQNDLKSEKKSVTAVEGLRKRPLIVFDGSSTSTSIKVKKTENGAADRLKPPPAGSTTNTVRRSSVPSSASTYLSASSWSEDAKLGIRNSEAQQNNVSTKTDSSVLTGLKVYPLSPIAGTTVVKLKRSVPKEESDSPNDLKPSEAKKKIQHVTWP, encoded by the exons ATGGCGGCGCAGGGAAgagccggggcgggcggcggcggtggCGAGGAGGAGTGCGGGTCTGGGCGTTCGGAGTCGGAGCTGCTGTTGCTGCATCCGGAGCTGCTCTCGGAGGAATTCCTGCGGCTCACCCTGGAGCAG AAAAATATATTAGGTGAAAATGATGTAAAGATGGACAAAGATGGGCTCACTGATCTCTATATTCAGCATGCCATTCCCCTGCCTCAGCGTGACTTGCCAAGAAGTAGATGGGGGAGAATGATGGAAAAGAAAAGACAGCAAAATGACTTGAAAAGTGAGAAGAAAAG tgttACAGCAGTGGAAGGTTTAAGGAAGCGGCCATTGATTGTGTTTGACGGCAGTTCAACAAGTACAAGCATAAAGGTGAAAAAGACGGAGAACGGAGCTGCCGATCGCCTGAAGCCTCCTCCCGCTGGCAGCACCACCAACACCGTGAGGAGATCATCCGTTCCTTCCAGTGCCTCCACGTACCTGTCTGCCTCCAGTTGGTCAGAGGACGCTAAGCTGGGAATAAGGAATAGTGAGGCTCAGCAGAACAACGTTTCAACAAAGACTGACAGCAGTGTGTTGACTGGCCTGAAGGTTTACCCTTTGTCTCCAATAGCAGGAACTACTGTTGTGAAGTTAAAGAGGTCTGTTCCAAAAGAGGAATCTGATTCGCCG AATGACCTAAAGCCTtcagaagcaaagaagaaaatccAGCATGTTACATGGCCATGA